The sequence below is a genomic window from Ignavibacteriales bacterium.
TATTTATTCTTAAAGGAGATCTCAAATGTCACAATTACCAAAACGATTTGAAAAGTTTCAGAAGGACTACCCAGAGGTTGCAAATGCCTATGAGCAGCTTGGAAAAGCAGTCCATAATTCTGGTCCTCTTGATGATAAAACACGAGCGTTGATAAAACTTGCTATCTCAACAGGAGCAGGATTAGAGGGTGCCGTCCATTCTCATACTAGAAAAGCAATAGAACTTGGGATTACAAAAGAAGAAATAAGACAAACAGTTTTGCTTGCTTTGCCAACAATAGGGTTACCACCTACTATGGCAGCTATGAGTTGGGTTGATGATATTATTTAAAACGTAAATATTTTAATTCTAAAAAAGAGTTACTTGACTAATCTTTTAATGCTTCTTCAACTGAATCATATTTTTGAAATATAATATCCACTTTAACTTTTTGAA
It includes:
- a CDS encoding carboxymuconolactone decarboxylase family protein → MSQLPKRFEKFQKDYPEVANAYEQLGKAVHNSGPLDDKTRALIKLAISTGAGLEGAVHSHTRKAIELGITKEEIRQTVLLALPTIGLPPTMAAMSWVDDII